CAGCAGATTTACGCTTGGCCGAGCGCCAAAGAAACCAGGCGAGAGCCAGAAGAATGACAAATCCACCTAATGCCAAAATAGTAAGTTTTATGTACACCaggaaggggggaaaaaatatACAACTCAAAGATATGAACTCACCAATGGTCGTAGACGCAATGACGGCTTTTTCGCCAGCCGGGCTCAACCTATGTGCAGCCCCGTGCCCTAGAATAGCTGCAGCTGTTCCACTCGGGCTTGCAGTGCTCGTCATTGCAGCCCTTGTCGTCGTACTCGCGGTATGATCTGGCAAAATCACGGACGTAGTGAAAGAGCTCGCTACTTCTTTCGTACGGCTAGTCGTGGACCTTTCCTCAGAGCCCCCTGTCGTCTGCGTCTCATAAGGTGGCGCGATAGCCGTAAGAGTAGATCGAGTTCGTGTTGAGGAGGCAGGCTTGCCAATGGATGAGGATGGaccgtcatcatcgctgtcgtcgccgccatcatcatcatcatcactgtCATCACCGGTAGACGTACTCTTGGGCAGAGGTGCGCTGAATGACGATCCAGGAGGTCTTGTCGTGGAAGGCGAAGGAGCTCCAAGATTTTCGGATATCCCGTCTGTGGGGGATGTTCGTGGAGGAATAGAGATGGAAGGCGGAACATGCGATTGAGAGGGAGATGCCGCAGGAGATGCGGGAGATGCTGCAGGAGATGCCGCAGGAGGCGCTGCAGGAGATGCTgcaggaggcggtggtggtggtgacgaggTAGCAGGAGGGGCggctggtggaggagacgaGGTAACAGGGGGGGCggctggtggaggagacgaTTCTGGTGGCGGTCGTGGTATAAGAGCAGCAATTGGGTTTGGTATCAATGATGGTAAGGGAAGTGGATGAGAGAGAAGTTGCGATAGAGGATCAGAAAGAGGCACGCCAAAATCGACATGGTTCCGGctgtcgtcctcatcctcactCTCATCCGCATCCCCACTCTCGTCATCACTCCCATCCCCGCCCAGCAGGTCCCAGAAGGTCCTCTTCAATAGCTCCCCAGCAGAGAAAGGTTCGCTCGCTGGTTCTTGGCTTGATTCACCCTTGATGTCGCTTCCAGAAGACGTATGAGCGGTGCTTGAGTTGTTTTCGGTAGGAGGTCCTTGTAATGAAACATTCACTTCcaaactcttcttcttgcacCTGAACCTCAGCCATCTCTTCGTACACGATGCGTCACGTGTctgcctctccttctccaccaGTCCATCGGGACGTCCAACATCCGTTTGTCGTCTCTGTATCCTAGAGGTCGGCGCCATAGTTCACTGTCCAATCTCTTTCTTGGTCCCCCTACTTTAACGCAACGTTCGTGTAGACCAGCTTCACTCAACGTGCGCCTAATTCATCACAAGGTccccaaaaaaaatcccCGTTTCGAAAGTAAAGAGGCGTGAACACGTCTGACCATTCATCGACCCGTGCGAAATCCAGTTCCGGCTtgaacaaaagaaataaatcAGCACAATAAACAATTTCCCATAGcatcgaaaagaagaaaagaaagtaatGAAAAGAGGGTCAAGAAAGCACCGGGTTTTTCCCCATCCTCTCTCAAAGAGGAAGtgtaaaggaagaaaaaaaaatcgtggAGGTGAGCTATTAAGATGTCGCTTGGCATTCCGGATCTTCAAATGATATTATGGAGCAAGGACGGGGCACGCGTAGCAGCGAAGACCTACCATATCGGGGAAACATCCTTGCGCCAACGGCTGTAGAGCTCCATTGTGTTACACCTCGTAGATCCATCTTGCGCCTCCCCCTTCTCACCCGCCGGGGACGGTCGGACGGACtgcaatgctgctgctagcctCACTAAAGAAGCATAAGTCACCCATGTTGCGGgaatctgcagcagcaatgtgCTAGCAGTGCTGCAATTCTAGCAGTGGGAGCAGCTGGACAATACCCACTTCATCTCAATCTCATTAAAGAAACAGGGGGCAAAGACACGGGTCAGCCAACTATCGGCACCGCACGGAGAAGCCCGGACATGCTCGCGGCGGTTTGAAGATGTGCTCGAAGCCTGAGTCTGGtgtttccatctccatgacGAAGTCGGGCAAGGTGCAATAATGTCGCCGTGACCGCCTCAAGAGCGTAGCTGGACGCGAGTCGAGGCATCGTTTCCATTCTAGGCAATCATATAAAGGCGGCCAGCCCCGTGCAATTAGTCCACGAGGCCAGAAAACAGGACGCAGCGCAAAAGGTGCGACAAGGAGGCCTCGAATGCAACGTTTGCACTCATTCGTGGGAGCTAGGCGTGCATCGTCGAGTGTTTCAGGTGCCGAAATAGCGCCTCGACATGAAACCGTGCAGGGTCGGCGAGGGCCTCAGCTGCCAGTATTAGCAGTGGCCGTTGAAGAATTGGGGCTCCTTCATACCAGAAGCGACGACACGGGCTGATCCAAACGCCGTAAAACAAAAGGCAATCATGCAGATATCAAGATTGATCATGATCAGATTGGAGATTGCagtggctggtggctggtggctggtTGCTCGTGAGGCGGGATAAGGATAGCGCGGGGCGGTGGTGGCGcaaaaatagcagcagcaacagaccACCAAAGCGACTACACACAACACCACAGGGCTGCTGGATGAACATCATATGCACTTTTCTGAGCTGCCTCGGCTGTCACAAGCAACGACACGCGCTTTGGATAAAGATCACAGCTTCTACTCCCGAGCGACTGACATGCTTCAAAACACCTCATTTGCATCTGATACGCATGTGACTGGAGGATGCAGCTCCAGGCCGCTGTCCGGACAGCCCAACTTCCGAGAGAGTCATGACTCcagctcttttttctcaGCACCGGAAGCGGCCAATTGGTATGGAAAAGACTTGAATCCATTCTTCAAGTGCTCGTTCCCAAAGGCACTAACCAGCTTGGGCCCATCATGGGGTCTCCATCGTTTCGACTCGGTACTACGGCAATCTACTAAGATCACATAACAGCGTATATATAGAACATAGTACGTGGGGAGGGTGGAGGAGAGCACACAATTAGTAACCAGGCCGTATCAGGCTCGCCTGCTTCCACCAGCGCTTTAAAGATGGCTGCTTCTGATAATAGAACTGCAGTACTGTATGTCCGGCGTCTAGCTTTTTGGCCGCGGCCAAACTGCCAgacctctccatctccatcttgtgCAATAAAGGCACCCAGCGATACCGGCCCAATGGCGTGCCCCAGACCATGCCATCCATCGTCAAGCTTCTAGCACGTCAAGGTACTCATCGTTGAGTGAAGCTTCCCCCGTAATCGCATGCGGCTAGTAGTTCGCAAGAGACCGCatcgctgctcttctccttttcctgtCGTTGGACCCTCCGAAAGATCCCGAGAAAGGCGCCTCAAACTCTCCGCAAAACCGTTCCGCCGGAGCAGCTTCGGCATCCGGTGGCTTCGATGGGGCTGTCCCGTAGAGCATTAAATGTGGTCCCGGCTCTGGCAGCCTGCCGCCCGGATCAAACCGGCAGTGGCAGACTGTAGagacaagcaagaagaacaagcagACTgaaaggagggagagaggacGAAAGGCTCAGGACCCCTGGTGCAGCTGGCAGCGAAGCCCTTCTGTCCTAGCCAGCGACTAGCCTCCCGGACACATCAATCCGGATGTCCATTTACGAGTCTTGAATTCATGGGTTTTGATAGCAGGCCGCAGGCTCGGTCTTCCGGAAAGGGACAGCATCAAATCAAAGGCTCGACCGGCAGTGGACTGGCGCTAAGGTGGGAGGAGGAGTATTAGCACATGTCTGCAGCAATCCAGCCTAGACGCCGTTGGATCGGTCATGTCGATGACAAGAGCTGTTGCTATCGCGCTCACGCCTTCTTATCGCCTTGATAGGGGGGAAACTTTTGAGTGGGTGCCCGACCCAATCAATTTCTGCGTTATTAAATTTTGCAGCGGGAAGGCGGATCGCGTTTAGAGGGAAAATTCAGtagagcaggaaaaaaaattcaaatcCGCTAAACTCAACTCCGAGCGTCattccaacttttttttagcccTCCGTGCCCTGGTAGAGCCACCCACCGAcagaagctcaagctccATATCCTAGCGCACGGCCTCGAATTGCttcctgcatctgcatcaCCATCCTCAGAACACTGCTTCAGGAAGATCGTGATATCATTGCTGCTTGTAGCATCTCCTTTCTGATATTGCTATTCCATCACTCGGCGGTCCTCCTGATCCCCGGTTCCGGAGCGTGAAGCGATGGCTTCAACCCAGTCCATGAGAGCCCTCGCCCGGGCCGGCCCATTGGGTCCCAACGGCGTTGTCGCATCACGAGCATTCTCTACCGCTACGAGGGCAATGATGATGCGATCAGCTGCCAGGCCGTCCGTGGCCATGAAGCTCACCAACTCGGGCCGCATTGCCTTCCGCAGAGCCTACGCCGACGAGgctcccaagcccaagcccGGCAAGCTGCGCCGGACCTTCAGATGGGCCTGGAGATTGACTTACCTGTCTGCCCTTGGACTGGTGGGCTACACTGCCTACGACATCTACGTCGACCGCCACCCCGACGAGCAGTTCAAGCCCGATCCCACCAAGAAGACACTGGTGATTCTGGGTGAGTCAAGTCCAAGATAGAACGGCCGATTGCGCTCACGTGTGATACCAATGCTTACTGACCGCGCTATCCGGATACAGGAACTGGCTGGGGATCTGTTGCTCTCCTCAAGAAGCTCGATACCGAAAACTACAACGTCGTCGTTGTTTCTCCCCGCAACTACTTCCTCTTCACCCCTCTTCTGCCGTCATGCACCACCGGCACCATCGAGCACCGCTCCATCATGGAGCCGGTCCGCGCCATTCTCCGTGGCAAGAAGGCTGCCGCCAAGTTCTTTGAAGCCGAGGCCACCTCCATTGACCCCGAGCGCAAGGTCGTGCGCATCGCGGACAACTCTGAGATCAAGGGCGCTACTTCCGAGACTGAGATCCCCTACGACATGCTCGTTGTGGGAGTTGGCGCAGAAAACGCTACCTTTGGCATTCCTGGTGTCCGGGAGAACAGCTGCTTCCTGAAGGAGATTGGCGATGCCCAGCAGATCCGAAAGAAGATCATGGACTGCGTTGAGACGGCCGCCTTCAAGGACCAGACCCCCGAGGAAGTTGACCGTCTGATGCACATGGTCGTTGTTGGTGGTGGCCCCACTGGTGTTGAATTCGCTGGCGAGCTTCAGGACTTCTTTGAGGAGGACATCAAGAAGCTGGTCCCTGATATCAGCCCCCGCTTCAAAGTCACCCTCATCGAGGCCCTGCCCAACGTTCTTCCCATGTTCTCCAAGACTCTGATCGACTATACCGAGAACACCCTCCGTGAGGAAAAGATTGACATCAAGACCAAGACAATGGTCAAGCGTGTCACTGACAAGACTGTTGAGGCCGAGGTTTCCCGCCCTGACGGAACCAAGGAGCGCGTTGAGATCCCTTACGGTCTGCTTGTCTGGGCCACCGGAAACGCCGTCCGCCCCATCATCAAGGACCTAGCCGGCAAAATCCCTGCTCAGAAGGACTCGCGCCGTGGTCTCGCCGTGAACGAGTACCTCGTTGTACAGGGCACCCGCGATATCTGGGCCATTGGTGACTGCGCTGTGGCTGGCTACGCCCCTACCGCACAGGTTGCCTCACAGGAGGGCTACTTCCTTGGCAAGCTGTTCAACAACATGGCCAAGACAGAGAACCACGAGGCTCGCATCCAAGAGCTGAGCGGCCAGCTGAATATCGCTGGCGGTAACTCTGCCGAGGCTTCCCAGGAGATTGAGCTCCTGGAGAGACAGCTCAAGAAAATTCGCGACATCAAGCCTTTCAAGTACAGTCACCAGGGAAGCTTGGCCTACATTGGCAGCGACAAGGCCGTCGCCGACGTCAGCTGGTGGAATGGCAACCTTGCCACCGGTGGTAGCGTGACCTACCTCTTCTGGAGAAGTGTCTACCTCTCCATGTGCTTCAGCCGTATGTATTTCTTCTAGTTTATATCCTATTTTGATCCATTCAACTAACAATCAATAGCACGAAACCGTGTCCTAGTCCTTCTAGATTGGCTCAAGTCCAAGGCTTTCGGTCGTGACGTCTCCCGAGAGTAAATTCTAGAATGAAGAGATAAAAGACGAAAGAgatagaaaaagagaaagaaaagagaaagagagaagggaagaaaaaaataggcGCAGGAAGAGCGGCTGGTTAACCGCGATTTACAAAACCAAAACACCATTCCATCATGGGACACATGCATCTCGCAATATGCATAATTTTGCTCGCGGGCGTCTGTTCTGTGTGTTAAGCGGAAaacttgttcttttttttttttttcctttttttgttcatggCATAGATTGGGCATCCTTGAATGCCCGGGCTGGAGACTAATAAACATTGTCGGATTGGGTTCGAGGAGTAGGATACCTCCCTCACTTTGTAACTATTCTTGTTTTCATGTGTATTATGGAGCTGTAAGACGATACGGATGGTTGCGTGTAGAGAGATTCTAAAATGGCGGTTGAATGATATGATGATTAGCGTCTTCTTACAGTAGCTCTATTTCAATCTCTAAAGATGAGTGAGTGAATGGGCTTATGATACTACTGTTGTGTCAGCTTGTTTATGGCCATAAACCATGCCATCCGCCTTATAGTCAATTGCAGATTACATGGAAGTGACGTTTTTCGATAAACATCACATCGTTTTCAACAGAGTTCATATGAGCACACACTACGTAACGGGCGCGCCGCTCGCCCAGCACAACACAGCTTGCTATCCATACACTGCCCATATAGCCATCTATACACACCACACAAAACATATATGCcgaaaaagttaaataaaagatttcgGCGCCTCCGAAACAGGCAAAAAACTCAGATCGATCTAGGGTAGCAGTATGTACCGTAGCACGTGATTAGCTCAGCAAGTCGCCACCTGTGGTACGTACCGGCAGGCGCTATCCAGATTTTCTTAgcgccagaaaaaaaactgcaggtaagaaaaaaatatcttaGGCGCAGACTGAATCCCCCTGCTTTCcgatttctttctcttcaacaCACTCTCCAGACGCCAATctctggcttcttctctctctttctttcattcccGCTTTCATCGCATATCAGAGACTATCCATCAGGACTACTAGTCCTCGGTCTTCCTGACGCGTTCATTCTTTCTGCTCGCCCGTTGACCCCTCGAGTATTGCCCTGACAACCGCGTTTTCTCTATTTCCTTGTCCAGAGACCCTTTTTGCAACCAAAACACCATTGAAAGGATGTCTGGCTACGGCGGCGGTCGATCCAACGGCGGCGGTTAcggaggcggtggtggtggttacGGTCGTGATCGTGGTGATCGCGGCGGCGACCGCAACGGCCATGGAGGCGGTGGATTTGGCGGAGGGTAAGTTTTCACTATTTTGATATCATCCCTATCTTTCATCCGCAAGGGTGTGAAACGGCGGGGATCCAGGTCCCTCCGCAGCGCACATTTGCCTGTTTGAAGGCTCTTTTTCTGCAGCTCAATCAACAATATTCTCTTCATTCCAAAAGAAGCGAGAACGGATGCTAACAAGGTTTTTCACAGTCGTGGTGGATACGGCAATGGCCACGGCGGAtacggcggtggtggctatggtggaggaggtggtggtggtggtggtggctacGGCGGCGGTtacggcggcggtggtggtgaccgAATGGGCCACCTCGGCGCTGGCCTGCAACGACAAGAATGGGGTATGTGTTTTCTCGGGTGTTCTCACCGCATTctctctacttcttcttttctctttgttttctttgttctctcAACAAGCATTTCGCTAACTTTTCGATACCAGACCTTTCCGCCCTTCCTAAGTTCGAAAAGGACTTCTACAAGGAGTCTCCTGATGTCGCCGCCCGCGACGCTGCCGAAGTCGATGCGTTCCGTCGCAAACATCAGATGACCATTGCCGGCTCAGGAGTTCCCAAGCCCGTCGAGACCTTTGACGAGGCTGGATTCCCTCGCTACGTCATGGATGAGGTCAAGGCTCAGGGCTTCCCTGCTCCTACCGCCATTCAGTCTCAAGGATGGCCCATGGCTCTTTCTGGACGTGATGTCGTCGGTATTGCCGAGACCGGTTCCGGAAAGACTCTTACATACTGTCTTCCCGCCATTGTTCACATCAACGCTCAGCCCCTCCTTGCCCCTGGTGACGGCCCTATCGTCCTGATCCTGGCCCCCACTCGTGAGCTTGCTGTCCAGATTCAGCAGGAAATCTCAAAGTTCGGTCGCTCATCACGTATCCGCAACACCTGTGTCTACGGTGGTGTCCCCAAGGGCCCCCAGATTCGCGATCTCTCCCGTGGTGTTGAGGTTTGCATTGCCACCCCTGGCCGTCTCATCGACATGCTCGAGGCCGGCAAGACCAACCTTCGTCGTGTAACCTACTTAGTTCTCGACGAGGCTGATCGCATGCTGGACATGGGTTTCGAGCCTCAAATTCGCAAGATTATCGAGCAAATTCGACCTGACCGACAGACTCTCATGTGGTCCGCTACATGGCCCAAGGAAGTCCGTGCTCTTGCTGCCGATTTCTTACAAGACTTCATCCAGGTCAACATCGGTTCCATGGAACTGGCTGCCAACCACAGAATCACCCAGATTGTGGAGGTTGTTACCGaaatggagaagagagaccGCATGATTAAGCATCTTGAGAAGGTCATGGAGAACAAGGAGAACAAGATCCTCATCTTTGTTGGCACCAAGCGTATTGCGGACGAGATCACCCGATTCCTTCGCCAGGACGGCTGGCCCGCTCTCTGTAAGTTCAATTCACACAGACAAACGTTTGTCTCAAAATGATCAAAGCACAATATCAGCTAATCCTCCTTCTAGCAATTCACGGAGACAAGCAACAAAACGAGCGAGACTGGGTCCTCGACCAGTTCAAGACCGGAAAGAGCCCTATCATGGTTGCTACCGACGTGGCATCCCGTGGTATCGGTAAGTATCagtccccctccccctccctctccagCAACTTCCAGCAAAAGCACTTGCTGTATACTTTACTCTCGCGTGTAGGGGCTATCTTTATTGTGCGAAACTGCCTGACCAGACGGTATCCGTATGGTTCTCATTATGTGGTGGAGTCTTGATCCGTTGTGTAGCTTTCCCATCGCACTGCTATACTCGTATTTCCATTCTTGTACCTTGCTCACCCCCGTGGTACAAAGTGTGGAGGTTGGCATCTCTTGACCCCGATCAAGCTGTCTCCCCAAGGCTCCTTGAAATTCCATTTGAGGACTCCCGTGATCACATAATATGTCCCCCCAAGAGGATGGATGGCATTTTGACGCACTTGGATTTGGCCCTGGTTTACCAAGGAGTGAAGTTACACAGATGGacgttattatataattacgcCGTCTCTTCACGTTCCCGCGCTGGAGGTTGCTATACATACCCGTATTTCGTTGGCTaaccctttctttttctttgtaatCCAAAAGATGTTCGCAACATCACCCATGTGTTGAACTACGATTACCCTAACAACTCGGAGGATTATATCCATCGTATTGGTCGTACCGGCCGTGCTGGCCAGAACGGAACTGCCATTACGCTCTTCACCACTGACAGTAAGTTTCAATACCACCACTCGAGAGTCTTCTTATTagggagggaagaaaaaatgctAACCTTGTTGCGAAAACAGACCAGAAGCAGGCCCGTGATCTTGTCAATGTGCTCCAGGAGGCCAAGCAACAGATCGATCCTCGTCTGGCTGAGATGACCCGCtacggtggtggtggcggccgcGGCTACGGCGGTTACCGTGGCCGTGGAGGCGGTAGAGGTGGGTATCGTCGATGGTAAACTTCGTCAAAAAGGCACCTCTAGGAGCTGACCACGGTCTATCAGCCAACTCCAACAACTACCCACTGGGCAACCGTCGGTGGTAAGACAGAAGAAAACCTGCGCGCGTACCCACGCAGTGAACCGGACAAGTGCAACTCTTTGCAGAGTTTAGAATGAATGCGCCATGTCCTGGATCGCATGACACAAAAACGTGAACGGCCCAATGCACTCAAACGGCGTTTGATAGAGGACAGGATTGGTTTCAATTAGACATTGACTCGCATCCTTGCGTAGTCACCGGTTATTTGGTTTTTGTTGTGGACGGatattttcttgtttttgcttttgcctcttttctaTTAAccctttccttttattttaatggTTTGAACGTATATCACATAAGGACACGGAAGAAAGTGCTCCATTGTTATCGGTCACTTACTCAGCCAAGATGTTTGATGTATCTATCGACATCGGCAATAGGCTACTTTGCCTCGGGGTTAACAAATGTATGTtgatagagagaaaaaaaaatatgaggTCAGAAAATGACACGCATTTGGGCAAACCTGTTTTAATAATTGCTACTATAGTAAAGCCTTTGACAAGTCGAACAAGTGAAATTGATGTTACATGGTTATATGATATGGCCTATGTGTATCCTAGATGCATAGACCATGATACCAAGATGTATTGCAGAGTAACTGATGTAGAGTTTGACTTGATGTTTATGTTAGAGTTGGTGCTTGTTGTGCATTCGCCTTGTACCAATAGTTTTGGGTAATTAGCAGCGGATAGACGTGCATCTGACGGCCAAGAttgacttttcttttgaaaAGCTGAGTTGACGCCAGCGTCGTTCTCATTGCTCTTCATATTGGCCAAGCAATTAACTACCGTTCAAACTTATCACAACTCAGCTTTTGCAAATACCTTGTTGACGCGCCTTGCCAATTCCAGCATCTATACACACCATCTACATGATCCTTTCCAGCGTCAAACAGACCAATCCCATTCACGGAAGATATTAAccaacctttttttttttttatctttacaCTTTCTCATTTGCTACTATTCCTTTATTCAATTTTATCTTCAGCCGTGTGTACGTTACcgacctacctacctacctatatgGTATAAATCTACTTATATGCATCGCCTCGTTGTTCGCCTCGCTTTTCACATTAATCTATTTAACTCAGCCACCAACTCCTTCATCAATCTCACTCAACTCTAAACAAAAAATCCTTTTCCGTCACACCAACAAACAATAGGAGAGACACACTACAgtatacacacacactcgCACACCCCCCCTCTGCGAAGCGAGCGCAAAAGCGCGTCCGTGCGGGCGTGTTGGACGCgtcgtttcttttcttttttctttctttttttttttttttttttttttttttttgcactgAACAaataagagaagaggaacagAAAGGCCACATGCACATGAAACGTTGGGTGTATATATTGCTGCTCTATTCCTTTTATGGAGGTGTGTCTGTGTGTGTCTGtgtgtgtcttttttttagcagcgGTTATTTATCCAAGATTGGAAATGAGTCTCTTGTATTGATACTCCCTCATTGGCCCATTTGTACTTTTTTTGTAAAATACAtcctgtttctctctctattctcTCTTATAGCTTTTGTCCATTTCCTAACAGTGCAAGGGGGCCGCATCTTTTGCTAGCATTCATCTACTCTAAAccccaaaaagcaaaaagcaaaagcaaaaaaaaaaaaaaaaaaacggtgAGCTAGCATCGCATTCCTTGCAACGGAAGGATCGAGATTCcgtctttgctttttgtctcttctcctACTCCCTTCCCCTGCTTCTTATCCTAATGATGCATCATCAGCCTTTCGCTCTACTGTAAGTTAAACCTCCGTTATGCATGATTGCTGTTCTATGTATTACCAAGGtattataatactactaAATATGTGTACCCCTTTCGCCCTGCTTTTTTGgtttgtttatttgtttgcttcttttcctttttcttgcgtgtaaagagggggggggggggggggggggcttaAAAAAGGGCTGAACTAGAGCTGAGAGCTGAGCTGCATCATACAAGGATCAAGGGATATTACCATACACACTACAAGGCACATACCATCGTATGTATTCGTATCATTATCATTAACTCCATTCCATTCCCATCTGTTGTTTCCCGACCCCCTTGCTTGTTTCTTGCCTGCTtcatttacttttttaccTATGTATTTTCCCCGTCTTACATACGCAGTACATACACAAAAACATCCCCGGCGTTCAAAAACAAACCGCGACAAACTCCAAATGATAAGTGATCAAatgaataataataataataaaaataataaataaaaataaaataaaataaacccaACCCCAGCCCCAAAAGTCATGCAGCCCTCTCGTGAGTGGTTAGTGTTCTTTCCATCCACACACACGCACcatgaatatatataactatgtACTGTAATATGCAGCGAATCCTATAGGGCGGAAGGATTCTATTCCTCGCTTCGCTTCGCCTTTTTGTCGCTGCGACTACTGACTGGAATAGTATGCTCGTACGAGTTATATTACCGCATGCTGAAGCATAACCCCCCCCCCAAGAATAGACAGAGCGAGAGGCGAAATTGGTCAGCCGACAACAAATATGTCATCCATATCAATCCATGCTTATCCGAAGCTTTGTAACCAACATGCtcaaaagataataaaattaaataaaaattaatgaCAATAATAATGaatatgaagaagaagaaaaaaagtaatggATAAATAATAAGTAAACAATGATGTGATACAGCATGATATTGCTTGGCAATCACACACACCCAACCCCTTGCTTCCCCCGATTTACTTATCATTCCGTGTCATGTtcaaataaaaaatagaaaaaaaaaaaaggtcaaatGCACAAGATGTACCTGCCTAcaagagtacatgtaccttggcCACGAGTCAAAGTCCCGCAAATCCTTCCAAGACATCGGCGAactggaagaaaaaagacgaaaaaaaaaaaaaaaaaaaaaaaacaagtcaGACAAGGATTCTGCTTCGTGTCTCAACCCGTCGTTGGTCAGGTCAGCCCGTGTCTCTGTTGGTTGACCAACACCACCGGTGAACACCGAAGAATTTGCTGTCCCCGTCCCCCCTCCCTGCAGATTTTCCTGCTGGTTGATAGTACTACTAGTGCCAAGGACTTACCCGGTAATCTGGGGAACTTCACAGCGAgcttcttgtttcttcttgcaAGTCCACAAATAACGCCGACATCAAACACAGAGTACCTACcaaggtaatatatagtacatacatacatacatattatACATACACCTACAGTAAAAGCAATACCAAAAACCCCCTCCTTTCCTccacaaaggaaaaaaaaaaaaagagatatacAGCATTATACAGTAAATACTTCGTAATCCACCCTTCAAATCTTAACAACATAAGC
The Trichoderma asperellum chromosome 7, complete sequence DNA segment above includes these coding regions:
- the DBP2 gene encoding ATP-dependent RNA helicase dbp2 translates to MSGYGGGRSNGGGYGGGGGGYGRDRGDRGGDRNGHGGGGFGGGRGGYGNGHGGYGGGGYGGGGGGGGGGYGGGYGGGGGDRMGHLGAGLQRQEWDLSALPKFEKDFYKESPDVAARDAAEVDAFRRKHQMTIAGSGVPKPVETFDEAGFPRYVMDEVKAQGFPAPTAIQSQGWPMALSGRDVVGIAETGSGKTLTYCLPAIVHINAQPLLAPGDGPIVLILAPTRELAVQIQQEISKFGRSSRIRNTCVYGGVPKGPQIRDLSRGVEVCIATPGRLIDMLEAGKTNLRRVTYLVLDEADRMLDMGFEPQIRKIIEQIRPDRQTLMWSATWPKEVRALAADFLQDFIQVNIGSMELAANHRITQIVEVVTEMEKRDRMIKHLEKVMENKENKILIFVGTKRIADEITRFLRQDGWPALSIHGDKQQNERDWVLDQFKTGKSPIMVATDVASRGIDVRNITHVLNYDYPNNSEDYIHRIGRTGRAGQNGTAITLFTTDNQKQARDLVNVLQEAKQQIDPRLAEMTRYGGGGGRGYGGYRGRGGGRGGYRRW
- the DBP2 gene encoding ATP-dependent RNA helicase dbp2, variant 2; amino-acid sequence: MSGYGGGRSNGGGYGGGGGGYGRDRGDRGGDRNGHGGGGFGGGRGGYGNGHGGYGGGGYGGGGGGGGGGYGGGYGGGGGDRMGHLGAGLQRQEWDLSALPKFEKDFYKESPDVAARDAAEVDAFRRKHQMTIAGSGVPKPVETFDEAGFPRYVMDEVKAQGFPAPTAIQSQGWPMALSGRDVVGIAETGSGKTLTYCLPAIVHINAQPLLAPGDGPIVLILAPTRELAVQIQQEISKFGRSSRIRNTCVYGGVPKGPQIRDLSRGVEVCIATPGRLIDMLEAGKTNLRRVTYLVLDEADRMLDMGFEPQIRKIIEQIRPDRQTLMWSATWPKEVRALAADFLQDFIQVNIGSMELAANHRITQIVEVVTEMEKRDRMIKHLEKVMENKENKILIFVGTKRIADEITRFLRQDGWPALSIHGDKQQNERDWVLDQFKTGKSPIMVATDVASRGIDVRNITHVLNYDYPNNSEDYIHRIGRTGRAGQNGTAITLFTTDNQKQARDLVNVLQEAKQQIDPRLAEMTRYGGGGGRGYGGYRGRGGGRANSNNYPLGNRRW
- the DBP2 gene encoding ATP-dependent RNA helicase dbp2, variant 3 (TransMembrane:1 (o472-490i)); translation: MSGYGGGRSNGGGYGGGGGGYGRDRGDRGGDRNGHGGGGFGGGRGGYGNGHGGYGGGGYGGGGGGGGGGYGGGYGGGGGDRMGHLGAGLQRQEWDLSALPKFEKDFYKESPDVAARDAAEVDAFRRKHQMTIAGSGVPKPVETFDEAGFPRYVMDEVKAQGFPAPTAIQSQGWPMALSGRDVVGIAETGSGKTLTYCLPAIVHINAQPLLAPGDGPIVLILAPTRELAVQIQQEISKFGRSSRIRNTCVYGGVPKGPQIRDLSRGVEVCIATPGRLIDMLEAGKTNLRRVTYLVLDEADRMLDMGFEPQIRKIIEQIRPDRQTLMWSATWPKEVRALAADFLQDFIQVNIGSMELAANHRITQIVEVVTEMEKRDRMIKHLEKVMENKENKILIFVGTKRIADEITRFLRQDGWPALSIHGDKQQNERDWVLDQFKTGKSPIMVATDVASRGIGKYQSPSPSLSSNFQQKHLLYTLLSRVGAIFIVRNCLTRRYPYGSHYVVES